A single window of Syntrophus aciditrophicus SB DNA harbors:
- the dapF gene encoding diaminopimelate epimerase, with the protein MKYDKYHALGNDYLVIRPINDLGDLDAELVQLICNRHCGVGSDGILVGPLESESSDFRLRIFNPDGSEAEKSGNGLRIFSRFLYDQGLVHEDPFTVETLGGNVVCQVQNEGRTVTVEMGKVSFLSTKIPAAGEEREVLREHMDISGATFEYCAATVGNPHCVILCEKSTPELARCYGPLIETAPRFPYRTNVQFLEILDRNNIRIEIWERGAGYTLASGSSSTAAAAVAYKLGFCNEVITVHMPGGSLTIRFSHDFVATMTGPVTRICEGAMDPEMFEK; encoded by the coding sequence ATTAAATACGATAAATATCATGCCCTCGGAAATGATTACTTAGTGATCCGTCCTATTAATGACCTCGGAGATCTTGATGCTGAGCTGGTTCAACTCATTTGTAACCGTCATTGTGGAGTCGGCTCCGACGGTATTCTTGTTGGTCCCCTTGAGAGTGAATCATCCGATTTTCGCCTGAGAATCTTCAACCCCGACGGTAGCGAAGCGGAGAAGAGCGGGAACGGCCTTCGCATCTTTTCACGCTTTCTCTACGATCAGGGCTTGGTTCATGAGGACCCTTTCACAGTTGAGACCCTTGGCGGGAACGTAGTCTGCCAAGTCCAAAACGAAGGTAGGACTGTAACGGTTGAAATGGGGAAAGTGAGCTTTCTCAGCACGAAGATACCTGCGGCTGGAGAAGAGCGAGAAGTATTGCGGGAGCATATGGACATCTCAGGCGCAACTTTCGAGTACTGTGCCGCTACTGTAGGAAACCCCCACTGCGTCATTCTCTGTGAGAAATCCACCCCTGAGCTTGCCCGGTGTTATGGACCCCTGATCGAGACAGCTCCCCGCTTCCCTTATCGGACAAACGTTCAGTTTTTGGAAATCCTTGACCGTAACAACATCCGCATTGAGATATGGGAACGAGGGGCAGGTTATACTCTGGCCTCTGGGAGCAGTAGCACCGCCGCCGCAGCCGTTGCCTATAAACTGGGATTTTGTAATGAAGTAATCACCGTTCACATGCCCGGTGGGAGTCTTACCATCCGGTTTTCTCACGACTTCGTGGCCACTATGACAGGACCGGTGACACGTATATGTGAAGGAGCCATGGACCCGGAGATGTTCGAGAAATAA
- a CDS encoding DUF2939 domain-containing protein has protein sequence MKKAAWIIIVLLIVIAGYVAAGPFLTAYSIRTALVEQDSEKLSDNIDFPALRQNVKDQFRAIMMKKASTELQDNPFAAIATGFAAKMADGVVDTVITPSGLASLMEKKTSKSGHESESDSTSSKKEDLFKNARYSYDSFSKFSVWVPNDKGEELRFVLKREGFSWKLVNIVIPVDKKS, from the coding sequence TGAAGAAAGCTGCCTGGATCATTATTGTTCTTTTAATTGTTATTGCCGGCTATGTTGCTGCTGGTCCATTTTTGACTGCATATTCAATAAGAACAGCCCTTGTTGAACAGGACTCAGAAAAACTATCTGATAATATTGATTTTCCAGCACTCCGACAGAATGTGAAAGACCAGTTCCGCGCAATAATGATGAAAAAAGCTTCTACTGAACTTCAGGACAACCCTTTTGCTGCCATTGCCACTGGTTTTGCCGCTAAGATGGCTGATGGAGTCGTGGATACGGTTATTACTCCCAGTGGTCTTGCCAGCCTGATGGAGAAGAAGACATCGAAGTCAGGTCATGAAAGTGAAAGCGATTCCACATCTTCAAAAAAAGAGGATCTCTTCAAAAATGCAAGATACTCTTACGATTCTTTCAGTAAATTTTCAGTCTGGGTGCCCAATGACAAGGGAGAAGAATTGAGATTTGTGCTGAAACGGGAAGGCTTTTCCTGGAAACTGGTCAATATCGTGATTCCGGTTGATAAGAAGTCTTAA